In a genomic window of Caloenas nicobarica isolate bCalNic1 chromosome 1, bCalNic1.hap1, whole genome shotgun sequence:
- the LOC135999364 gene encoding claudin-8-like encodes MVGNVLQIAGLLVGGLGTIGTFAVTGMPQWRVSAFIENNIVVFETIWEGLWMHCIRQANIRMQCKVYNSVLALSPDLQASRGLMCAGSALSFLAFLVAVMGMKCTRCMQSSWQDKGYIILTSGLLFILSGAVELIPVCWVANTIISDFYNPVVNVAQKRELGEALYLGWAAAFCLFAAGAIFCCFCRCGERIRRYGYSTPTSYPMHSQHLHRKTESSYSKSQYV; translated from the coding sequence ATGGTTGGAAATGTTTTGCAGATTGCCGGGCTGCTCGTTGGTGGCCTTGGCACGATCGGGACCTTCGCTGTCACAGGCATGCCTCAGTGGAGAGTGTCCGCCTTCATCGAGAACAACATCGTCGTGTTTGAGACCATTTGGGAAGGTCTGTGGATGCACTGCATCAGACAAGCCAACATCAGGATGCAGTGCAAGGTCTACAACTCCGTGCTGGCCCTCTCGCCAGACCTGCAGGCATCCAGAGGGCTGATGTGTGCTGGGTCGGCGCTCTCCTTCCTCGCTTTCCTGGTTGCCGTCATGGGGATGAAGTGCACGCGGTGcatgcagagcagctggcaaGACAAGGGCTATATTATCCTGACGTCCGGGCTCCTCTTCATCCTCTCGGGTGCCGTCGAGCTCATTCCAGTCTGCTGGGTTGCCAACACCATCATCAGTGACTTCTACAACCCCGTGGTCAACGTTGCCCAGAAAAGggagcttggagaggccctgtacctgggctgggcagctgccttctgcctctttgctgctggagcaatattctgctgcttttgccGTTGTGGTGAGAGAATCAGAAGGTATGGATACTCCACACCAACCAGCTATCCCATGCACAGCCAGCACCTGCACAGGAAGACTGAGAGCTCGTATTCCAAAAGTCAGTACGTCTAG